Proteins from a single region of Weeksella virosa DSM 16922:
- a CDS encoding NAD(P)/FAD-dependent oxidoreductase, which translates to MKQVDYIVVGLGVAATAFIKYLLEHQHSFVVINQDFHRASTVAAGLYNPVVLKRFSLVWDARQQLEKMHELFLWYEQFFDKKFIDEMPVFRIFNDEQEQKTWHKKATTHHELVPFLSTDFQQLKIYNDIKDPYGSGEVLATGRIDLRLLIPTLEQYLRQKENLLQEKFRYEDLQIAPNSISYQNLQAKHVIFCEGYHILSNPYFRKLPIIGVKGEVLTIRTEAKLPKAVVKGKEFLFPLSSDEYFVGATYDRDCLDYEVTESAKTELLSGIGKVVDSSFMVLHQQASIRPTVKDRRPIIGGHPTYKNLYCFNGMGTRGTMLAPKMAEILYLHIEKGQPIDNQSDIARFYDEYFD; encoded by the coding sequence ATGAAACAAGTCGATTATATCGTGGTCGGTTTAGGGGTTGCTGCAACAGCTTTTATAAAATATTTGTTAGAACATCAGCATTCCTTTGTCGTGATTAATCAAGATTTTCATCGTGCATCTACCGTTGCTGCGGGTTTGTATAATCCCGTTGTGCTAAAACGTTTTTCTTTGGTATGGGATGCTCGACAACAATTAGAAAAAATGCACGAACTTTTCTTGTGGTACGAACAATTTTTTGATAAGAAATTTATTGATGAGATGCCAGTTTTTCGTATATTCAATGATGAACAAGAACAAAAGACATGGCACAAAAAAGCAACTACTCATCACGAACTTGTACCATTTCTTTCGACCGATTTCCAACAATTAAAGATATACAACGATATCAAAGACCCATACGGTTCTGGCGAAGTTTTAGCAACTGGCCGAATCGATTTACGATTGTTGATACCAACACTAGAACAATATCTTAGACAGAAAGAAAACCTTCTTCAAGAAAAATTTCGGTATGAGGATTTGCAAATAGCACCCAATAGCATATCCTACCAAAATCTACAAGCCAAACATGTTATTTTTTGTGAAGGCTATCACATTCTTTCCAACCCATACTTTAGAAAACTACCTATTATTGGTGTAAAAGGCGAAGTTTTGACGATCAGAACCGAAGCTAAACTACCCAAAGCCGTGGTGAAAGGAAAAGAGTTTTTGTTTCCGTTATCAAGCGATGAATATTTTGTTGGTGCAACGTATGACCGCGATTGTCTGGATTATGAAGTTACAGAATCAGCCAAAACAGAGCTTTTATCAGGTATCGGAAAAGTGGTCGATTCATCGTTTATGGTTTTGCATCAGCAGGCCTCAATTCGTCCAACGGTAAAAGACCGACGTCCGATTATTGGTGGGCATCCAACCTATAAAAATTTATACTGTTTCAACGGAATGGGAACACGTGGGACGATGCTTGCACCCAAGATGGCAGAAATATTGTATCTGCATATAGAAAAAGGGCAACCTATAGATAATCAGTCAGATATAGCTCGGTTTTATGATGAGTATTTCGATTAG
- a CDS encoding TonB-dependent receptor, with amino-acid sequence MKHFYILVASLVSAISFAQNGVITGKVVDGENNFSLPGATIKIENSNRYTISDQNGGYEFLSLPEGTYNVYVEYLGYITASQEVIISSDQNTVANFELFSGIEQLNEVVVVGDYLRGQTKALNQQRNNANISNIISSDQVGRFPDANIGDALKRVPGITMQNDQGEARNIIVRGLSPELNSVTLNGDRIPSAEGDNRNVQMDLIPSDMISSIEVNKTLTPDMDADAIGGSVNLITRAVPNKQRISVTLSGGYAPIREKGLYNGAFIYGNRLADNKLGIVASATWQSQNFGSYNIETVWGKDKNDKAYIKQMDIRKYDVQRVRRSFSLSSDYVFNENNRIDFTAMYNWRDDRENRYRTRYRDLKLQDDGTYVGEIRRETKGGIDNNRNKNTRLEDQRVLNFSLRGEHLLSTTLDMDWSVSYSKASEDRPNERYIDFRQRKVTMGQSVANDNSPYVYAVKGENPENFELRKITENHNYTQEEEIGAKINFRLPLSVIDGEKGRLRFGARMRLKDKKRDNIFYSYKPINAMGSLAQMPNVYWSGENFYPGSQYAPGYFVDRKYLGNLDLYDPNLFKETLEPSEFLSSNYKAKENITAGYLRWDQDLDDKTSIITGIRLEHTAIEYTGNYVKDEEDLLGEIKNKNNYFNFLPSVTLKHKFTKNFILRAAVTTSLARPNYYNLAPYVNVIQEDTEIKAGNPNLKATYATNFDIMVENYFKNIGIVSGGVFYKNLNNFIYTYNNKIYTANDFSADFPGVANPIPAGENWDFTQARNGDKVSVYGFEIAFQRQLDFLPGNFFKNFGLYANYTYTKSDAKGITNEDGEKRTGLGLPRTAPHMLNGSLAWENKKFSARLSANYTSAYLDEIGGNEFEDSYYDKQFFLDYNMSYKFMSNWRVFFEANNLTNQPLRYYQGETNRLQQLEYYKSRFTLGIKYDF; translated from the coding sequence ATGAAACATTTTTACATCTTAGTCGCTTCATTGGTAAGTGCAATATCCTTTGCTCAGAACGGGGTAATAACCGGTAAAGTCGTAGACGGTGAAAATAACTTTTCATTGCCCGGAGCAACCATAAAAATAGAAAACAGCAACCGATATACAATTTCTGATCAAAATGGAGGTTACGAATTTTTAAGTTTACCAGAAGGCACCTACAACGTTTATGTAGAATATTTGGGTTATATAACAGCTTCTCAAGAAGTAATAATAAGCTCAGACCAAAATACAGTAGCTAATTTTGAGTTGTTCTCGGGAATCGAACAATTGAATGAGGTAGTTGTTGTAGGAGATTATCTTCGCGGGCAAACCAAAGCACTAAACCAACAACGCAATAACGCTAATATTTCTAACATTATATCATCTGATCAGGTTGGTCGATTTCCAGATGCCAATATTGGTGATGCGCTGAAGCGTGTTCCGGGAATTACCATGCAAAATGACCAAGGTGAAGCTCGTAATATTATTGTACGCGGTTTATCGCCAGAATTAAATTCGGTTACTTTAAATGGCGATCGCATTCCTTCTGCCGAAGGGGATAACAGGAACGTTCAGATGGATTTAATCCCATCGGATATGATTTCGTCTATCGAAGTAAATAAAACCTTGACACCTGATATGGATGCCGATGCCATAGGAGGATCGGTAAATTTGATTACCCGTGCAGTACCAAACAAACAACGCATTTCGGTTACTTTATCGGGAGGCTATGCACCAATCCGCGAAAAAGGTTTGTACAATGGTGCCTTTATTTACGGAAACCGTCTTGCTGATAATAAGCTAGGGATTGTAGCATCGGCAACATGGCAATCGCAAAATTTTGGTTCATATAATATAGAAACTGTTTGGGGTAAAGACAAAAATGACAAGGCGTATATAAAACAAATGGACATTCGCAAATACGATGTACAACGTGTTCGTAGAAGTTTTTCTTTAAGTTCTGATTATGTTTTTAATGAAAACAATCGTATAGACTTCACAGCTATGTACAACTGGCGTGATGATCGCGAAAACCGTTATAGAACTCGCTACCGTGATCTAAAACTACAAGATGATGGTACTTATGTGGGAGAAATTCGAAGAGAAACAAAGGGCGGTATCGATAATAATCGTAACAAAAATACTCGATTAGAAGACCAAAGAGTTCTAAATTTTTCATTGCGAGGAGAACATCTTCTTTCTACAACTCTGGATATGGATTGGTCGGTATCGTACTCAAAAGCCAGTGAAGATAGACCAAATGAGCGTTACATTGATTTCAGACAAAGAAAAGTTACCATGGGGCAAAGTGTTGCTAATGATAACAGCCCGTATGTATATGCTGTAAAAGGAGAAAATCCCGAAAACTTTGAATTGCGAAAGATCACAGAAAATCATAATTATACACAAGAAGAAGAAATTGGAGCAAAAATAAACTTCCGTTTACCTTTATCGGTAATTGATGGAGAAAAAGGACGCTTGCGTTTTGGTGCTCGCATGCGTTTAAAAGACAAAAAACGCGATAATATTTTTTATTCTTACAAACCAATTAACGCAATGGGCAGTTTGGCACAAATGCCAAATGTATATTGGAGTGGTGAAAACTTCTATCCAGGTTCTCAATACGCACCGGGTTATTTTGTAGACCGTAAATACCTGGGTAACTTAGACTTATATGATCCAAATTTATTCAAAGAAACTTTAGAGCCTTCAGAGTTTTTATCTTCTAATTACAAAGCAAAAGAAAACATTACTGCTGGTTACCTCCGTTGGGATCAGGATCTTGATGATAAAACCTCTATTATTACCGGGATCCGCTTAGAACACACAGCAATCGAATATACAGGAAATTATGTTAAGGATGAAGAAGATTTGTTGGGAGAAATAAAAAACAAAAACAATTATTTCAACTTTTTACCAAGCGTAACATTGAAACATAAGTTTACCAAAAACTTCATCTTACGTGCAGCGGTTACGACAAGTTTAGCACGTCCTAATTATTATAATTTGGCTCCATACGTAAATGTTATCCAAGAGGATACCGAAATTAAAGCCGGTAATCCGAACCTAAAAGCCACGTACGCAACTAATTTCGATATTATGGTAGAAAATTATTTCAAAAATATCGGTATTGTTTCTGGAGGAGTTTTCTACAAAAACTTAAACAATTTTATATACACCTATAACAACAAAATCTACACAGCTAATGATTTTAGTGCCGATTTTCCGGGTGTTGCCAACCCAATACCGGCAGGTGAAAATTGGGATTTCACACAAGCAAGAAACGGAGATAAAGTTTCGGTGTACGGTTTTGAAATAGCTTTTCAACGACAGTTAGATTTTCTACCAGGCAACTTTTTTAAGAATTTTGGCTTATACGCTAACTATACATACACAAAGTCGGATGCTAAAGGAATTACCAACGAAGATGGCGAAAAACGTACAGGTCTTGGACTCCCACGTACTGCACCACATATGCTCAACGGATCTCTGGCCTGGGAAAACAAAAAATTCTCTGCACGCTTATCAGCCAACTACACATCGGCTTATTTAGACGAAATTGGTGGAAATGAGTTTGAAGATAGTTATTACGACAAACAATTCTTTTTAGATTATAATATGTCGTATAAATTTATGTCTAATTGGCGCGTATTTTTTGAGGCAAACAACCTTACAAATCAACCATTACGTTACTACCAAGGCGAAACCAATCGTCTCCAACAATTAGAATATTACAAATCTCGTTTCACATTGGGTATTAAATACGATTTCTAA
- a CDS encoding ABC-F family ATP-binding cassette domain-containing protein, translated as MLLVQNLGVYFSGKYLFEDVSFRINKGNRVGLVGKNGAGKSTLLKILAKEQPATEGEVVYEGEVTVGYLSQDIDFIQGRTVWQEADSAFEQLTQIQERIDFVNKELAERTDYESDEYSKLIEDIAHLTERFGLLGGYTKDAEIERILIGLGFKPSDFHRSTDEFSGGWRMRIELAKLLLQQHDVMLLDEPTNHLDIDSIIWLEEFLKDYPGAVVLVSHDRQFLDNVTNRTLEIANRQIADYKANYSKYLSLREDRKLKLEQAQKNQEQMIKHTEDLIAKFRAKANKASMAQSLIKKLDKIERIEIENEDVTKMNIRFIDAVQPGKIIFELENVGVSFGEHSVFEGVSFYVNRGEKIAFVGQNGQGKTTLSRAIIGDIEYRGKIHHGHNVEVGYFAQNQAHVLNDKYTVLEEAENSATEETRKHVRDYLGAFMFGGDAVEKKVSVLSGGERNRLALCKLLLRPFNVLIMDEPTNHLDIQSKEILKKALKKYQGTLILVSHDREFLEGLVDKVYDFRNGKVKEYLGSIDDYLAEVKAGNFREVEKGVEPEAILSQKKETKKEQPQIELSFEEAKEQKRLKNRLSKVESDITELEIKIEQLEAKMTAGNQSQKELDDYHQAQTDLDALMEEWEEISEKIIE; from the coding sequence ATGTTATTAGTTCAAAACTTAGGAGTTTATTTTTCGGGTAAATATTTATTCGAAGATGTTTCTTTCCGGATCAATAAAGGAAACCGTGTCGGATTGGTTGGCAAAAATGGTGCAGGCAAATCGACCTTGCTCAAGATATTGGCTAAAGAACAACCTGCTACAGAAGGAGAGGTAGTATACGAAGGAGAGGTAACCGTTGGCTATTTGTCACAAGATATCGACTTTATTCAAGGAAGGACAGTTTGGCAAGAAGCAGATTCTGCATTCGAACAATTAACACAAATACAAGAGAGAATCGACTTTGTGAATAAAGAATTAGCCGAACGCACCGATTACGAGTCAGATGAATACAGTAAACTTATCGAAGATATTGCTCATCTAACAGAGCGCTTCGGACTTTTGGGTGGATACACCAAAGACGCCGAAATAGAACGAATATTAATCGGCTTAGGATTCAAACCCTCTGATTTTCATCGTTCTACCGACGAATTTTCTGGCGGGTGGCGTATGAGAATCGAATTAGCAAAACTTCTACTCCAACAGCATGATGTTATGCTACTCGATGAGCCGACGAATCATTTGGATATCGATTCGATTATTTGGTTAGAAGAATTCTTAAAAGATTACCCAGGAGCTGTAGTATTGGTATCGCACGATCGACAATTCTTAGACAATGTTACCAATAGAACTCTAGAAATTGCTAATCGACAGATTGCAGATTATAAAGCAAATTATTCTAAATATTTAAGTTTACGAGAAGATCGAAAACTTAAATTAGAACAAGCTCAGAAAAATCAAGAACAAATGATCAAGCATACCGAAGACTTGATTGCTAAATTCCGCGCCAAAGCCAATAAAGCGTCTATGGCACAATCACTAATAAAAAAGTTGGATAAAATAGAGCGCATCGAAATAGAAAACGAAGATGTTACCAAAATGAATATTCGTTTTATAGATGCAGTTCAGCCCGGAAAGATCATTTTCGAGCTCGAAAATGTAGGTGTATCATTCGGTGAACATTCGGTGTTTGAAGGTGTTTCTTTCTATGTCAACCGAGGTGAAAAAATAGCATTTGTTGGGCAGAATGGTCAAGGGAAAACTACGCTTTCACGGGCCATCATCGGCGACATAGAGTACAGAGGGAAAATCCATCACGGGCACAATGTAGAGGTTGGTTATTTTGCACAAAATCAAGCGCATGTTCTCAATGATAAATATACCGTACTCGAAGAAGCAGAAAACTCTGCAACCGAAGAAACAAGAAAACATGTTCGCGATTATTTGGGGGCTTTTATGTTTGGTGGAGATGCTGTAGAAAAAAAAGTATCAGTCCTTTCCGGAGGGGAGAGAAACCGTTTAGCACTTTGTAAACTATTGCTACGACCTTTTAATGTGCTAATTATGGATGAGCCAACCAATCATTTGGATATACAATCGAAAGAAATCCTGAAAAAAGCTCTGAAGAAATACCAAGGAACCTTGATACTTGTTTCGCATGATCGAGAGTTTTTAGAAGGTTTGGTGGATAAGGTATACGATTTCAGAAATGGAAAAGTTAAAGAATATTTAGGTAGTATCGATGATTATTTGGCAGAAGTGAAGGCTGGAAATTTCCGTGAGGTAGAAAAAGGTGTTGAACCAGAAGCAATCTTGTCTCAAAAAAAGGAAACCAAAAAAGAACAGCCGCAAATAGAATTATCTTTTGAAGAGGCAAAAGAACAAAAAAGATTGAAAAATCGCTTGTCGAAAGTAGAATCGGATATTACCGAATTAGAAATTAAAATCGAGCAATTAGAAGCAAAAATGACTGCAGGAAATCAAAGCCAAAAAGAATTGGATGATTATCATCAAGCACAAACTGATCTTGATGCTCTAATGGAGGAGTGGGAAGAAATATCAGAGAAAATCATCGAATAA